A portion of the Schistocerca americana isolate TAMUIC-IGC-003095 chromosome 10, iqSchAmer2.1, whole genome shotgun sequence genome contains these proteins:
- the LOC124552676 gene encoding piggyBac transposable element-derived protein 3-like: MELLDMLESKDEEIPNAGMCSKDYETKGMGYGVIMTYVDQLLPHVPYRIYFDNLFTSVELLHDQKVRGVEATGTISGNRGKNFTLSSVDKMIKENRGSYEVCSDSAYSISIVRWNDNSVVTVATNFDRVQPLRSVARLSREPKKRISVPQPNLLQSYNTHMAGIDQADQNVCLYRCSVRGKNLYILIIAHFIDISEQNTWDLCTHNEEPIDHLTFRRRIVTAILESNERVTTSRGCPSKRAKLGSRFDGRKH; the protein is encoded by the coding sequence atggaacttttggacatgttagaatcaaaagatgaggaaatacctaatGCTGGTATGTGTAGTAAGGATTATGAAACAAAAGGTATGGGGTACGGTGTGATAATGACTTATGTTGACCAGTTACTTCCACATGTTCCATATCGAATATACTTTGATAACCTCTTTACCAGCGTTGAACTACTACATGACCAAAAAGTGAGGGGCGTGGAAGCAACGGGAACAATAAGTGGAAACAGAGGTAAGAATTTTACACTAtcatctgtagataaaatgataaaagaaaatagaggatcatatgaagtttgttctgactcagcatacagcatttccattgtacgttggaatgacaacagtgttgttactgtagccaccaactttgacagagtgcaaccactacgctcTGTAGCAAGACTTTCCAGGGAACCAAAGAAAAGGATTAGCGTGCCTCAACCTAACTTATTACAgtcctacaatactcatatggcAGGCATAGATCAAGCTGACCAAAATGTATGCCTATATAGATGCTCTGTAAGAGGGAAAAACTTGTATATCCTGATCATcgcacattttatagacatttctgAGCAAAATACCTGGGATCTTTGCACGCACAACgaagaacccatagatcatctgacatttcgtcgtcgaattgtcactgcaattcttgaaagtaacGAAAGGGTCACTACCAGCAGAGGGtgtcctagtaagagggcaaaactaggttctagatttgatggaagaaaacattag